A single Actinomadura algeriensis DNA region contains:
- a CDS encoding LutB/LldF family L-lactate oxidation iron-sulfur protein → MTSQNAMPTYLGMPSFPDAAREAVADARLRGNLAHATGTIRERRAAAVAELDDWEALRESGKQLKDHVLANLGHYLRRLEEKVTEAGGTVHWARDAAEANRIVADLVKATGETEVVKVKSMATQEIGLNEALAEEGIAAYETDLAELIVQLGHDRPSHILVPAIHRNRSDIRDIFRKEMPDAPADLTDAPADLAEAARRHLRAKFLSAKVAVSGVNFAVADTGTLVVLESEGNGRMCLTLPETLISVMGVEKIVPTMRDLEVFLQLLPRSSTAERMNPYTSAWTGVHPGDGPRDFHLVLLDNGRTDTLADEVGRQALRCIRCSACLNVCPVYERAGGHAYGSPYPGPIGAILSPQIRGIGSDVDASLPYASSLCGACFEACPVAIDIPEVLVHLRARAVEDGPRHPVERAAMTAAGWTLRSPARLALAQRAASASRRIVAPRGRIRRLPGPLNAWTETRDAPAPPKESFRAWWARTDGGRTDERTEEGQ, encoded by the coding sequence ATGACCTCGCAGAACGCGATGCCGACCTATCTCGGCATGCCCTCCTTCCCGGACGCCGCGCGGGAGGCCGTCGCCGACGCCCGGCTGCGCGGCAACCTCGCGCACGCCACCGGCACCATCCGGGAGCGCCGCGCCGCCGCCGTCGCCGAACTGGACGACTGGGAAGCGCTGCGCGAATCGGGCAAGCAGCTCAAGGACCACGTCCTCGCGAACCTCGGCCACTACCTGCGGCGGCTCGAGGAGAAGGTGACCGAGGCGGGCGGGACCGTCCACTGGGCGCGGGACGCCGCCGAGGCGAACCGGATCGTCGCCGATCTGGTGAAGGCGACCGGCGAGACCGAGGTCGTCAAGGTCAAGTCGATGGCCACCCAGGAGATCGGCCTCAACGAGGCGCTCGCCGAGGAGGGCATCGCCGCCTACGAGACCGACCTCGCCGAACTGATCGTCCAGCTCGGCCACGATCGTCCGTCGCACATCCTCGTGCCCGCCATCCACCGGAACCGGTCCGACATCCGCGACATCTTCCGGAAGGAGATGCCGGACGCGCCCGCGGACCTCACCGACGCCCCCGCCGACCTCGCCGAGGCCGCCCGGCGGCACCTGCGGGCGAAGTTCCTGTCGGCGAAGGTCGCGGTGTCGGGCGTGAACTTCGCCGTCGCCGACACCGGCACCCTCGTCGTCCTCGAATCGGAGGGCAACGGCCGGATGTGCCTCACCCTCCCCGAGACGCTGATCTCGGTGATGGGCGTAGAGAAGATCGTCCCGACGATGCGGGACCTGGAGGTGTTCCTGCAGCTCCTGCCCCGCTCGTCCACGGCCGAGCGGATGAACCCCTACACCTCCGCCTGGACGGGCGTGCACCCCGGCGACGGGCCCCGCGACTTCCACCTCGTCCTGCTCGACAACGGCCGCACCGACACGCTCGCCGACGAGGTCGGCCGCCAGGCCCTGCGCTGCATCCGCTGCTCGGCGTGCCTCAACGTCTGCCCCGTCTACGAGCGCGCGGGCGGGCACGCCTACGGGTCGCCCTACCCGGGGCCGATCGGCGCGATCCTGTCGCCGCAGATCCGCGGGATCGGCTCCGACGTCGACGCCTCCCTCCCGTACGCGTCGTCGCTGTGCGGGGCGTGCTTCGAGGCGTGCCCCGTCGCGATCGACATCCCCGAAGTCCTCGTCCACCTGCGCGCCCGCGCCGTCGAGGACGGCCCCCGGCACCCGGTGGAGCGGGCCGCGATGACGGCCGCCGGGTGGACGCTGCGCTCGCCCGCACGCCTCGCGCTCGCGCAGCGCGCCGCGTCCGCGTCCCGCCGCATCGTGGCGCCGCGCGGCCGGATCCGGCGGCTCCCCGGGCCGCTGAACGCCTGGACCGAGACCCGCGACGCGCCCGCCCCGCCGAAGGAGTCGTTCCGCGCCTGGTGGGCCCGCACCGACGGCGGCCGTACCGACGAACGCACGGAGGAGGGGCAGTGA
- a CDS encoding (Fe-S)-binding protein, which yields MKVALFLTCVNDTMYPETGKAMVRLLRRLGHDVEFPAGQTCCGQMHLNTGYRTQAKHLVKGFAETFDGYDAVVTPSASCAAMIRDWHPRLAPRTAGLASRVHELTEFLVDVLGVTDVGAYYPHRVTYHPTCHSLRMLHVGDRPLRLLKEVRGIDLVDLPDATQCCGFGGTFALKNAEVSAAMCADKVTAVRETGAETLCAADNSCLMHIGGALTRTRAGVRTVHLAEILASTEEEPA from the coding sequence GTGAAGGTCGCGCTGTTCCTCACCTGCGTCAACGACACGATGTACCCGGAGACGGGCAAGGCGATGGTGCGGCTGCTGCGGCGGCTCGGCCACGACGTCGAGTTCCCGGCCGGGCAGACGTGCTGCGGGCAGATGCACCTCAACACCGGCTACCGCACGCAGGCGAAGCACCTGGTGAAGGGGTTCGCCGAGACGTTCGACGGCTACGACGCCGTCGTGACGCCGTCGGCGTCCTGCGCGGCGATGATCCGCGACTGGCATCCGCGCCTCGCGCCCCGCACCGCCGGGCTGGCGTCCCGCGTGCACGAGCTGACCGAGTTCCTCGTGGACGTCCTCGGCGTCACCGACGTCGGCGCGTACTACCCGCACCGCGTCACCTACCACCCCACCTGCCACTCGCTGCGGATGCTGCACGTCGGCGACCGCCCGCTGCGGCTGCTGAAGGAGGTCCGCGGCATCGACCTGGTCGACCTGCCGGACGCCACGCAGTGCTGCGGGTTCGGCGGCACGTTCGCGCTGAAGAACGCCGAGGTGTCGGCCGCGATGTGCGCCGACAAGGTCACGGCCGTCCGGGAGACCGGCGCCGAGACGCTGTGCGCCGCCGACAACTCCTGCCTGATGCACATCGGCGGCGCGCTCACCCGCACCCGTGCGGGCGTCCGGACCGTCCACCTGGCCGAGATCCTCGCGTCCACGGAGGAAGAACCCGCATGA
- a CDS encoding LutC/YkgG family protein, translated as MSAREEILRRIDGIVPARPAADVAADYARVDRGYARRHHEDGVLDLLAERVADYRATVLRASEADLPRVIAERLAARPGAYGVPSGLPDEWLADVPAELVRDPAVADLDGLAGAVTGCAAAIAETGTIVLDHGAGQGPRALSLVPDYHLIIVRAAQVAPDVPEALERLDPSRPLTMVSGPSATSDIELSRVEGVHGPRTLEVVIAE; from the coding sequence GTGAGCGCGCGCGAGGAGATCCTGCGGCGGATCGACGGGATCGTCCCGGCGCGTCCGGCCGCGGACGTCGCCGCCGACTACGCGCGGGTCGACCGCGGCTACGCGCGGCGGCACCACGAGGACGGCGTCCTCGACCTGCTGGCCGAGCGCGTCGCCGACTACCGGGCGACCGTGCTGCGGGCGTCCGAGGCCGACCTGCCCCGCGTGATCGCCGAGCGCCTCGCCGCGCGTCCGGGCGCGTACGGGGTGCCGTCCGGCCTGCCGGACGAGTGGCTCGCGGACGTCCCGGCGGAGCTCGTGCGCGACCCCGCCGTCGCCGACCTGGACGGGCTCGCGGGCGCCGTCACCGGCTGCGCCGCGGCGATCGCCGAGACCGGCACGATCGTCCTCGACCACGGCGCCGGGCAGGGGCCGCGCGCGCTGTCGCTGGTCCCCGACTACCACCTGATCATCGTGCGCGCCGCCCAGGTCGCCCCCGACGTCCCCGAGGCGCTGGAGCGGCTCGACCCGTCCCGTCCCCTGACGATGGTCTCCGGTCCCTCGGCGACCAGCGACATCGAACTGTCGCGCGTGGAGGGCGTGCACGGCCCCCGAACGTTGGAAGTGGTGATCGCCGAATGA
- a CDS encoding ABC transporter permease encodes MTSDARSISGAAGRFVRWETAITALLVAVFVGGIGVSPDFGNSGNLSFALRDLSEIALIALPMTLLVVCGQVDLSVASVLGLCSALTGKLWDGGMSIEAIIPIVLAVGLVCGLINGFLVTKLGLPSLAVTIGTMTLYRGLAYVTLGTGAVSQFPSTYTDMTLNNVPGTPIPYPIALFAVLAVATGVVLHATGIGRSLFAIGAQEDAAYFAGIRVKRIKLVLFAVSGVVAALAGIIYTLRYGSARADNGLGLELTVIAAVLLGGIDFDGGKGTLGGVIAAVLVIGLLRNLLMLNDVSTETQSIVTGLLLIISVLTPRLIAVFREAQGRRRGARPATPAASS; translated from the coding sequence ATGACGAGCGACGCGCGCTCCATCTCGGGCGCCGCCGGACGATTCGTCCGGTGGGAGACCGCCATCACGGCGCTGCTGGTCGCGGTGTTCGTCGGCGGCATCGGGGTCTCGCCCGACTTCGGCAACAGCGGGAACCTGTCGTTCGCGCTGCGCGACCTGTCGGAGATCGCGCTGATCGCGCTGCCGATGACGCTGCTGGTCGTGTGCGGGCAGGTCGACCTGTCGGTCGCGTCCGTCCTCGGCCTGTGCAGCGCCCTCACCGGCAAGCTGTGGGACGGCGGCATGTCCATCGAGGCGATCATCCCGATCGTGCTCGCCGTCGGCCTCGTCTGCGGCCTGATCAACGGGTTCCTGGTGACGAAGCTGGGGCTGCCGTCCCTGGCGGTCACGATCGGCACGATGACCCTCTACCGGGGCCTGGCGTACGTCACGCTCGGCACCGGCGCGGTGTCGCAGTTCCCGTCGACCTACACCGACATGACGCTGAACAACGTGCCGGGCACCCCGATCCCGTACCCGATCGCGCTGTTCGCCGTCCTGGCCGTGGCGACCGGCGTCGTCCTGCACGCCACCGGCATCGGCCGGTCGCTGTTCGCGATCGGCGCGCAGGAGGACGCCGCGTACTTCGCCGGCATCCGCGTCAAGCGCATCAAGCTGGTGCTGTTCGCGGTGTCGGGCGTCGTCGCCGCCCTCGCCGGGATCATCTACACGCTCCGCTACGGCAGCGCCCGCGCCGACAACGGCCTCGGCCTGGAACTGACCGTCATCGCGGCGGTGCTGCTCGGCGGCATCGACTTCGACGGCGGCAAGGGCACCCTCGGCGGCGTCATCGCGGCCGTGCTGGTGATCGGCCTGCTGCGCAACCTGCTGATGCTGAACGACGTCAGCACCGAGACGCAGTCGATCGTCACCGGGCTCCTGCTCATCATCAGCGTCCTCACGCCGCGGCTGATCGCCGTGTTCCGCGAGGCACAAGGACGGCGGCGGGGCGCGAGACCCGCGACCCCCGCCGCGTCCTCCTAG
- a CDS encoding LacI family DNA-binding transcriptional regulator, with protein MSTEGTGRPGGGSGAARSTGARPAGARPTVGIKQVAAHAGVSPGTVSNVLNRPERVAEATRARVEQAIVELGFVRNGSASTLRAGHSSTIGLMVLDLANPFFTDLARGVEDVASERGYAVILASSAESDERERRNLRVLAEQRVRGVLLTPVGDDGANADTLRDRGVPVVLLDHPTPRANQCSVAVDDVAGGELAAGRLLDDGARTLAYVAGPSVLRQCADRRKGALRALKAAGLARDTLREVTVPAMNARSGQEAARRLLADGRPLPDAVFCANDLLALGVQRELLQAGVKVPTDVAIMGYDDIEFSAAAAVPLSSVRQPTYQLGRIATELLLEECDDEGAGHAHQQVMFQPELVVRESSRPAGAPKGERE; from the coding sequence GTGAGCACTGAAGGCACCGGGCGGCCGGGCGGCGGTTCAGGCGCCGCCCGCTCCACAGGGGCCCGCCCCGCGGGGGCTCGGCCGACCGTCGGGATCAAACAGGTCGCCGCGCACGCCGGCGTCTCCCCCGGCACCGTGTCGAACGTGCTCAACCGGCCCGAACGCGTCGCCGAGGCCACCCGCGCCCGCGTCGAGCAGGCGATCGTCGAACTCGGGTTCGTCCGCAACGGGTCGGCGTCCACGCTGCGCGCCGGGCACAGCAGCACGATCGGGCTGATGGTGCTCGACCTCGCCAACCCGTTCTTCACCGACCTCGCCCGCGGCGTCGAGGACGTCGCCAGCGAGCGCGGCTACGCGGTGATCCTCGCGTCGTCCGCCGAATCGGACGAGCGGGAGCGGCGCAACCTGCGGGTGCTCGCCGAGCAGCGGGTCCGCGGCGTCCTGCTGACCCCCGTCGGCGACGACGGCGCGAACGCCGACACGCTCCGCGACCGCGGCGTCCCGGTCGTCCTGCTGGACCATCCGACGCCGCGCGCCAACCAGTGCTCGGTCGCCGTCGACGACGTCGCGGGCGGCGAGCTGGCCGCCGGGCGGCTGCTGGACGACGGCGCCCGCACGCTCGCCTACGTCGCGGGCCCGTCCGTCCTGCGGCAGTGCGCGGACCGGCGCAAGGGGGCGCTGCGCGCGCTCAAGGCCGCCGGGCTGGCCCGCGACACGCTCCGCGAGGTGACCGTCCCGGCGATGAACGCCCGCTCCGGGCAGGAGGCCGCGCGCCGGCTGCTCGCCGACGGCCGCCCGCTGCCCGACGCGGTCTTCTGCGCCAACGACCTGCTCGCCCTCGGCGTCCAGCGCGAACTCCTGCAGGCCGGCGTGAAGGTACCGACTGACGTCGCGATCATGGGGTACGACGACATCGAGTTCTCCGCGGCCGCCGCCGTCCCGCTCAGCTCCGTGCGGCAGCCCACCTACCAGCTCGGCCGGATCGCGACCGAGCTGCTGCTGGAGGAGTGCGACGACGAGGGCGCCGGGCACGCGCACCAGCAGGTGATGTTCCAGCCGGAACTGGTGGTCCGCGAGTCCAGCCGGCCCGCCGGCGCCCCGAAGGGAGAGCGGGAGTGA
- a CDS encoding sugar ABC transporter ATP-binding protein, translating into MSAPGRSAPPTLALVNVSKSFGAVRALQGVTLELHAGEVHALAGENGAGKSTVVKTFAGVHRPDAGEVRVDGEAVSFGGPADAQAAGVAVIYQEPTLFPDLSVAENIFMGRQPRAAGGRIDRKSMHAETAKLFERLGVALDPQQPARGLSIADQQVVEIAKAISRDARVLIMDEPTAALTGQEVARLFTVTRTLREQGCAILFISHRLEEIFEICQRVTTLRDGTYIGTEALEGLTPDDLVRRMVGRDLDTLYPKQDVKPGEVALKVSRLTREGTFTDVSFEVRRGEIVALAGLVGAGRSEVARAIFGVDRWDAGAVEVAGKALPAGSPTAAMSAGLALVPEDRRQQGLVMDMSIERNMGLTQLRSLREATGRAGLISRKVERDRAADWALKLQLKYARLSDVVGVLSGGNQQKVVLAKWLATEPDVLIVDEPTRGIDVGTKAEVHRLLSELAAQDLAVLMISSDLPEVIGMADRVLVMHEGRITAEIARADATEENVMAAATGRADNGKAA; encoded by the coding sequence ATGAGTGCACCCGGCCGGTCGGCACCCCCGACATTGGCCCTGGTCAACGTGAGCAAGTCGTTCGGCGCCGTCCGCGCCCTGCAGGGGGTGACTCTGGAGCTCCACGCCGGCGAGGTGCACGCATTGGCGGGCGAGAACGGCGCCGGTAAGTCCACGGTCGTGAAAACGTTCGCCGGCGTCCACCGGCCGGACGCGGGCGAGGTGCGGGTGGACGGCGAGGCGGTGAGCTTCGGCGGTCCCGCCGACGCGCAGGCCGCGGGCGTCGCCGTCATCTACCAGGAGCCGACCCTGTTCCCGGACCTGTCGGTCGCCGAGAACATCTTCATGGGCCGGCAGCCGCGCGCCGCCGGCGGCCGCATCGACCGCAAGAGCATGCACGCCGAGACGGCGAAGCTGTTCGAGCGGCTCGGGGTCGCGCTCGACCCGCAGCAGCCCGCCCGCGGCCTGTCGATCGCCGACCAGCAGGTCGTCGAGATCGCCAAGGCCATCTCCCGGGACGCGCGCGTGCTGATCATGGACGAGCCGACGGCCGCGCTCACCGGGCAGGAGGTCGCCCGGCTGTTCACCGTCACGCGGACGCTGCGCGAGCAGGGCTGCGCGATCCTGTTCATCTCGCACCGGCTGGAGGAGATCTTCGAGATCTGCCAGCGGGTCACCACGCTGCGGGACGGCACCTACATCGGCACCGAGGCCCTCGAGGGCCTCACGCCCGACGACCTCGTCCGCCGCATGGTCGGCCGCGACCTCGACACGCTGTACCCCAAGCAGGACGTGAAGCCCGGCGAGGTCGCGCTCAAGGTGAGCCGGCTGACCCGCGAGGGCACCTTCACCGACGTCTCGTTCGAGGTGCGGCGCGGCGAGATCGTCGCGCTGGCCGGGCTGGTCGGCGCGGGCCGCTCCGAGGTCGCCCGCGCGATCTTCGGGGTGGACCGCTGGGACGCCGGGGCCGTCGAGGTCGCCGGGAAGGCGCTGCCCGCGGGCAGCCCGACCGCCGCGATGTCGGCCGGGCTCGCGCTCGTCCCCGAGGACCGCCGCCAGCAGGGCCTGGTCATGGACATGTCCATCGAGCGGAACATGGGCCTCACCCAGCTGCGGTCGCTGCGCGAAGCGACCGGCCGCGCCGGGTTGATCTCCCGGAAGGTGGAGCGCGACCGCGCCGCCGACTGGGCGCTGAAGCTGCAGCTGAAGTACGCGCGGCTCAGCGACGTCGTCGGCGTCCTGTCGGGCGGCAACCAGCAGAAGGTCGTGCTCGCCAAGTGGCTGGCGACCGAGCCGGACGTGCTCATCGTGGACGAGCCGACCCGCGGCATCGACGTCGGCACCAAGGCCGAGGTGCACCGGCTGCTGTCGGAGCTGGCCGCGCAGGACCTCGCGGTGCTGATGATCTCCTCCGACCTGCCGGAGGTGATCGGCATGGCCGACCGCGTCCTGGTGATGCACGAGGGCCGGATCACCGCCGAGATCGCCCGCGCCGACGCGACGGAGGAGAACGTGATGGCCGCCGCGACCGGCCGCGCCGACAACGGAAAGGCCGCCTGA
- the rhaI gene encoding L-rhamnose isomerase, whose product MSDTSAVKDALRRQQIETPSWAYGNSGTRFKVFAQQGVPRTPQEKIEDAAQVHRFTGVAPSVAVHIPWDKVDDYAALSAHAKENGVRIGAVNSNVFQDDDYMLGSVTNPDPKIRRKALDHLLECVDIMDQVGSRDLKLWFSDGTNYPGQDDVRARQDRMAEALAAVYERLGDDQRFLLEYKLFEPAFYMTDLPDWGASYAHCLKLGPKAQVVVDTGHHAPGTNIEFIVAFLLREGKLGGFDFNSRFYADDDLMVGAADPFQLFRIMHEVVRGGGYDAETGVAFMLDQCHNIEPKIQGQIRSVMNVQEATAKALLIDREALSAAQAAGEVLEANAIFMDAYNTDVRPLLAELREEMGLHPDPIAAYKASGYYERIVDERKGGQAAGWGA is encoded by the coding sequence GTGAGCGACACCAGCGCGGTGAAGGACGCCCTGCGCCGCCAGCAGATCGAGACTCCCTCCTGGGCGTACGGGAACTCGGGCACCCGGTTCAAGGTCTTCGCCCAGCAGGGCGTGCCGCGCACCCCGCAGGAGAAGATCGAGGACGCCGCGCAGGTGCACCGCTTCACCGGGGTCGCGCCGAGCGTGGCGGTGCACATCCCCTGGGACAAGGTGGACGACTACGCCGCCCTGTCGGCGCACGCCAAGGAGAACGGCGTGCGGATCGGCGCCGTCAACTCGAACGTCTTCCAGGACGACGACTACATGCTCGGCAGCGTCACCAACCCCGACCCGAAGATCCGCCGCAAGGCGCTGGACCACCTGCTCGAGTGCGTCGACATCATGGACCAGGTCGGTTCCCGCGACCTGAAGCTGTGGTTCTCCGACGGCACGAACTACCCGGGCCAGGACGACGTCCGCGCCCGGCAGGACCGGATGGCCGAGGCGCTCGCCGCCGTCTACGAGCGGCTCGGCGACGACCAGCGGTTCCTGCTCGAGTACAAGCTGTTCGAGCCCGCGTTCTACATGACCGACCTGCCGGACTGGGGCGCGTCCTACGCGCACTGCCTCAAGCTCGGCCCGAAGGCGCAGGTCGTCGTCGACACCGGGCACCACGCCCCCGGCACCAACATCGAGTTCATCGTGGCGTTCCTCCTGCGCGAGGGGAAGCTCGGCGGGTTCGACTTCAACTCCCGCTTCTACGCCGACGACGACCTGATGGTGGGCGCCGCCGACCCGTTCCAGCTGTTCCGCATCATGCACGAGGTGGTGCGCGGCGGCGGGTACGACGCGGAGACGGGCGTGGCGTTCATGCTCGACCAGTGCCACAACATCGAGCCGAAGATCCAGGGCCAGATCCGCTCGGTGATGAACGTCCAGGAGGCCACCGCGAAGGCGCTGCTGATCGACCGCGAGGCGCTCTCGGCCGCGCAGGCCGCCGGCGAGGTCCTCGAGGCCAACGCGATCTTCATGGACGCCTACAACACCGACGTCCGCCCGCTGCTGGCCGAACTGCGCGAGGAGATGGGCCTGCACCCGGACCCGATCGCCGCCTACAAGGCGTCCGGCTACTACGAGCGGATCGTCGACGAGCGCAAGGGCGGCCAGGCCGCCGGCTGGGGCGCCTGA
- the rhaS gene encoding rhamnose ABC transporter substrate-binding protein produces MTVRLRLPRRVFAAATAGALALSLAACGGTTKDSAESSGDKAASGKTANPNAPMEKGLKLAFLPKQVNNPYMKIVDDSGIAAAKGFEAEAKEVGPSDASASSQVSYINTLIQQQHDAIMISANDPNAVCGPLKQAMQQDIAIVAYDSDTAPECRDVFIKQASSEDIARTQVEMLAEQIDSKGKFAILSATANATNQNAWIELMKKELEKPEYAEMELVKVAYGDDDDQKSFQQTQGLLQAYPDLKGIIAPTTVGIAAAARYIDGSEYKGKVAVTGLGTPNQMRQFIKNKTVEEFALWDPKQLGYLAAYAGGALASGQITGKEGEVLKAGDLGERTIQPNGEIILGPPTKFNADNIDEFQF; encoded by the coding sequence ATGACCGTCCGTCTGCGCCTCCCGCGCCGCGTCTTCGCCGCGGCGACCGCCGGCGCGCTCGCGCTGTCGCTCGCCGCCTGCGGCGGCACCACGAAGGACTCGGCCGAGTCCTCGGGCGACAAGGCCGCCAGCGGCAAGACCGCGAACCCGAACGCGCCCATGGAGAAGGGCCTGAAGCTCGCGTTCCTGCCCAAGCAGGTCAACAACCCCTACATGAAGATCGTGGACGACTCCGGCATCGCCGCCGCGAAGGGGTTCGAGGCCGAGGCCAAGGAGGTCGGCCCGTCCGACGCGTCCGCGTCCTCGCAGGTCTCCTACATCAACACGCTGATCCAGCAGCAGCACGACGCGATCATGATCTCCGCGAACGACCCGAACGCGGTGTGCGGCCCGCTCAAGCAGGCCATGCAGCAGGACATCGCGATCGTCGCCTACGACTCCGACACCGCGCCCGAGTGCCGCGACGTCTTCATCAAGCAGGCCAGCTCCGAGGACATCGCCCGCACCCAGGTCGAGATGCTCGCCGAGCAGATCGACTCCAAGGGCAAGTTCGCGATCCTGTCGGCCACGGCGAACGCCACCAACCAGAACGCCTGGATCGAGCTCATGAAGAAGGAGCTCGAGAAGCCCGAGTACGCCGAGATGGAACTGGTCAAGGTCGCCTACGGTGACGACGACGACCAGAAGTCCTTCCAGCAGACGCAGGGCCTCCTCCAGGCCTACCCGGACCTGAAGGGCATCATCGCCCCGACCACGGTCGGCATCGCCGCCGCGGCCCGCTACATCGACGGCTCCGAGTACAAGGGCAAGGTCGCGGTGACCGGCCTCGGCACCCCGAACCAGATGCGGCAGTTCATCAAGAACAAGACCGTCGAGGAGTTCGCCCTCTGGGACCCGAAGCAGCTCGGCTACCTGGCCGCGTACGCGGGCGGCGCGCTGGCGTCCGGCCAGATCACCGGCAAGGAGGGCGAGGTGCTGAAGGCCGGCGACCTCGGCGAGCGCACCATCCAGCCGAACGGCGAGATCATCCTCGGCCCGCCGACGAAGTTCAACGCCGACAACATCGACGAGTTCCAGTTCTGA
- a CDS encoding L-rhamnose mutarotase — MASGRGERVCFLLKVRQDRLAEYKVRHQAVWPDMQDALRDSGWHNYSLFLREDGLLVGYLETDDFEAAQERMARTDVNARWQAEMAPFFEDLDGRPDEGMRPLPEVFHLD, encoded by the coding sequence ATGGCATCCGGACGCGGCGAGCGAGTGTGCTTTCTGCTGAAGGTCAGGCAGGACCGCCTGGCGGAGTACAAGGTGCGCCACCAGGCGGTCTGGCCCGACATGCAGGACGCGCTGCGCGACTCGGGCTGGCACAACTACTCCCTGTTCCTGCGCGAGGACGGCCTCCTCGTCGGCTACCTGGAGACCGACGACTTCGAGGCCGCGCAGGAGCGCATGGCCCGGACGGACGTCAACGCCCGCTGGCAGGCGGAGATGGCGCCCTTCTTCGAGGACCTCGACGGCCGCCCCGACGAGGGGATGCGGCCGCTCCCCGAAGTGTTCCACCTCGACTAG
- a CDS encoding ABC transporter permease, with amino-acid sequence MTVLAESPARSGPDGAPGGGRRLVDFILRARELSIFGALVVLVIATTIANPRFLSEQGVKDIFLNASILVLLAVGQTIVVVTRNIDLSVGSVVGLVAFLVGSFVSGSETNILVAVLLGVGIGLVCGLVNGLLVSFCRVPALVVTLGTLYVIQGLQYRIAQGEQISASEVPDGILSLGTGGVLGIPYLPIITVIVMLMVGYYLRSYSSGREFYAIGSSPEAARLAGIPIRRRVLTAYLVSGGLAGLAGVLWLARFGTVVADAANGWELTVVSAVVVGGVAITGGVGTVYGAALGALLLTTIGSVLVVLKVNSFWQQAITGVLLLVAISVDRLLELRMARALKSRTRHSADAPAAGAPASAGTAVKGKDS; translated from the coding sequence ATGACCGTTCTCGCAGAGTCCCCGGCCCGCAGCGGGCCGGACGGCGCGCCGGGGGGAGGCCGCCGCCTCGTCGACTTCATCCTGCGCGCGCGCGAGCTCAGCATCTTCGGGGCGCTGGTCGTCCTGGTCATCGCCACGACGATCGCGAACCCGCGGTTCCTGTCCGAGCAGGGCGTCAAGGACATCTTCCTGAACGCCTCGATCCTGGTGCTGCTGGCCGTCGGGCAGACGATCGTCGTCGTCACCCGCAACATCGACCTGTCGGTCGGGTCGGTCGTCGGGCTCGTCGCGTTCCTGGTCGGCAGCTTCGTGTCGGGCAGCGAGACGAACATCCTCGTCGCCGTCCTCCTCGGCGTCGGAATCGGGCTCGTCTGCGGCCTGGTCAACGGGTTGCTCGTCAGTTTCTGCAGGGTCCCGGCCCTGGTCGTCACGCTCGGCACCCTCTACGTGATCCAGGGGCTCCAGTACCGGATCGCGCAGGGCGAGCAGATCAGCGCCTCGGAGGTCCCGGACGGCATCCTGTCGCTGGGCACCGGCGGCGTCCTCGGCATCCCGTACCTGCCGATCATCACGGTGATCGTGATGCTGATGGTCGGCTACTACCTGCGCTCCTACTCGTCCGGCCGCGAGTTCTACGCGATCGGCTCCAGCCCGGAGGCGGCGCGCCTGGCCGGCATCCCGATCCGCCGCCGCGTCCTGACCGCCTACCTGGTCAGCGGCGGTCTCGCCGGCCTGGCCGGGGTGCTGTGGCTGGCCCGGTTCGGCACGGTCGTCGCCGACGCCGCCAACGGCTGGGAGCTGACGGTCGTCAGCGCGGTCGTGGTCGGCGGCGTCGCGATCACCGGCGGCGTCGGCACCGTCTACGGCGCGGCGCTCGGCGCGCTGCTGCTCACCACCATCGGCAGCGTGCTGGTGGTGCTCAAGGTCAACTCGTTCTGGCAGCAGGCCATCACCGGCGTCCTGCTGCTGGTCGCGATCAGCGTGGACCGGCTGCTGGAACTGCGCATGGCGCGGGCGCTGAAGTCCCGCACCAGGCATTCGGCCGACGCGCCCGCAGCCGGCGCGCCGGCGTCGGCGGGCACGGCCGTGAAGGGGAAGGACTCATGA